In Diaphorobacter ruginosibacter, the genomic stretch TGGTGGAGGTTCTGGTTTCCTGACCGCCCTCACTCCCAAACAAAAAACCCGGCAAAGCCGGGTTTTCTTTTATATGGTGGGTGATACATGGATCGAACATGTGACCCCTGCCGTGTGAAGGCAGTGCTCTACCGCTGAGCTAATCACCCGATTGATACTGCAACTATCGCTGCTGCATCAAGACCGCAATTATGACACAGCTTTTTCGCCCACAGGAGAAACTCGCCAGATAGTTTTGCCTCCGCTCGATTTGTCGATCTGGTTGAGCACGTCCTCGTGCGCAGCTATCTCGTCGTCGCTCGCACGGATCACCTGCAGCTGCAGGCTGCTCAGGTCGAAGGCAGCCACGCGAACGCCCTGCTGCTGCTTGGGCGCTTCGTCGTCGGCGATCAGGAGGGCTTCCTGGCCGCGCGTCATGTTGATGTAGACGTCTGCGAGCAGCTCGGCGTCGAGCAACGCGCCGTGCAGCGTGCGGCCCGAGTTGTCGACTTCAAGACGATCACACAGCGCATCGAGCGAATTGCGCTTGCCGGGGAACAGTTCCTTGGCCATCACCAAGGTATCGATCACGCCTTCGATGTGCGCCTTCAGCGGCTTGTGGCCGCACATCTGCAGTTCCTTGTTCAGAAAGCCGATGTCGAATGGTGCGTTGTGGATGATCAGTTCCGCGCCCTGCAGGTATTCGAGGATCTCGTCGACCAGTTCCGGGAACTTGGGCTTGTCCTTCAGGAACTCGTTGCTGATGCCGTGCACCCGGAGCGCATCTTCATGGCTGTCGCGCTCGGGGTTGAAGTAGATGTGCAGGTTGCGGCCGGTGAGCTTGCGGTTCACCAACTCCACGCAGCCGAGTTCGATGATACGGTCACCCGTTTCAGCGGACAGGCCGGTGGTTTCCGTATCCAGCACGATCTGGCGTGACATCAGTGATTCTCCTTGGCGTGGTTGATGGAGTACTTGGGGATCTCCACGGTAACATCCTTCTGCGCAAGGATAGCCTGGCAGGACAGGCGCGATTGAGGCTCGAGGCCCCATGCACGGTCCAGCAGGTCTTCTTCCTCTTCCTCGGCCTCGTTGAGCGAGTTGAAGCCCTCGCGCACGATGACGTGGCACGTCGTGCATGCACAGCTCATGTCGCAGGCATGCTCGATGTTGATCTTGTTGTCCAGCAGCGCCTCGCAGATCGACGTGCCGGCCGGCGCGCTGATTTCGGCGCCTTGCGGGCAGTACTCTGGATGCGGAAGGATCTTGATGACTGGCATGTAGGTGGTTTCGCTTTGGATGTGTTCGTGATGTCCGGTGGGTCTGGGTGGGCCTGCTGCCTCAGATCGACTGGATGTTCTTGCCCGCCAGCGCCTCGCGGATGCCGCGGTTCATGCGCTGTGCCGCAAAGTGCTCGGTTCCCTTGGCCAGCGCCTGCGACGCGGCCTCGATCTCGCCCGCGTCCTGGCTGCTGGCCAGCAGGGCTTGCAGCGACTGCACGAGTGCATCGATGTCCGCGCGCTCCTGTGCCTGCAGCACATCGCCGTCGACTTCCAGCGCGCTCTGCGTCGCCATGATCAGGCGGTCGGCATCGACACGCGCCTCGACCACGGCCCGCGCCTTCATGTCGGCCTGCGCGGTGGCGAAGCCGTCTTGCAGCATGCGGGCGATCTGGTCGTCGGACAGCCCGTACGACGGCTTCACATCGACATGCGCCTCCACGCCGCTGCCCTGCTCCTTGGCACTCACGCTGAGCAGACCATCGGCATCGACCGTGAACGTCACACGGATACGCGCCGCGCCGGCGGCCATGGCGGGGATTCCGCGCAACTCGAAGCGCGCGAGACTGCGGCAGTCCGCCACCAGGTCGCGCTCGCCCTGCACCACATGGATGGCCATGGCGGTCTGGCCATCCTTGTAGGTCGTGAAGTCCTGCGCCTTGGCCGTGGGAATGGTTTCGTTGCGGCCGACGATGCGCTCGACCAGTCCGCCCATGGTCTCGATACCCAGCGACAGCGGAATCACGTCGAGCAGCAGCAGATCGCCAGCCGAATTGTTGCCGGCCAACTGGTTGGCCTGGATCGCTGCGCCCAGCGCGACGACCTCATCCGGGTTGAGGTTGGTGAGTGGCTCCTTGCCGAAGAACTCCTCGACCGCCTGCTGCACCTGCGGCATGCGCGTGGAGCCTCCCACCATGACGACGCCCTGCACTTCGCTGCGATCGATCTGCGCATCGCGCAGTGTGCGGCGCATCACAGAAAGCGTACGCTGCGTGAGCGCCTGCGTGGCCTCGAAGAAGTCCGCACGCGCCACGTCAAGGGTCTGCTCCTTGCCACCGATCGTTGCCGCAAACTTCGCGGATTCGGCACCCGTCAGCGCCTCCTTGCACGCGCGCGCGGCGATGCGCACGGCCGTCTTCTCTGCGGCGGACTGCGCCTGCACGCCCAGTTGCCCCTGCGCCCAATCGGCAAGCGCTGCATCGTAGTCGTCGCCACCCAATGCCGAATCACCGCCGGTGGCGATGACTTCAAAGACGCCCTGCGTGAGGCGCAGCACCGAAATGTCGAAGGTGCCGCCCCGAGGTCATAGACCGCGTAGACCCCCTCGGAGGAGTTGTCGAGGCCATAGGCGATCGCCGCGGCCGTCGGCTCGTTGATCAGGCGCAGCAGATTCAGCCCGGCAAGCCTGGCCGCATCCTTGGTGGCCTGGCGCTGCGCATCATCGAAATAGGCCGGCACGGTGATCACGGCGCCGTAGATGTCGTCGTTGAAGCTGTCCTCCGCGCGAAAGCGCAGCGTGGCCAGGATTTCAGCGCTCACCTCGACAGGCGATTTCGTGCCGCCAGCCGTCCGAATGGAAACCATTCCTTGGGCCGATGCATCGTTCTGCGCCAGCAGTTCATAGGGGAGCGATGCCCGGTCGGCAATGTCGTTCAAGCCACGCCCCATCAAGCGCTTGACCGAAGCAATGGTGTTGACCGGATCGGCCAGACGCGCGGCCACGGCATCATGGCCGATCTGGCGCCCGCCGCCTTCCATGTAGCGCACGACCGACGGCAGCAGCACCCTGCCCTCGGCATCCGGGAGGCATTCCGCAACGCCGTGGCGCACGGCGGCAACAAGGGAATGCGTGGTGCCCAGGTCAATGCCGACCGCGATCCGACGCTGGTGGGGATCGGGGGACTGACCGGGTTCTGAAATCTGCAAAAGCGCCATGGGTTATCTTCTCTGGAGGTGATTGCGGCATGCATGCCGCACATTCATCGTTCGTGCGTTCGCTGGCGTACCGACGGGGGCACGCGCCCTGCGCACTGGCAGCAAGGCCAGGCGAGGTCATCGGCGGGTGTTCGGCTATTGTCCCAGTTGCTCGCGCCGGACATCAACGTCGTGGGCAAAACGCGCAATGAACATGAGGGCTCTCACCTGCTGCGCCGCGCCCGCATAGTCGTGCTGCTCGTCAATCAGCGCCGCGCATCGCGCCAACGCGCTCCGGCGCTCCGCCTGGACCATGTCGTCCAGGTCGTCGAGCGCCGCTTCCGAAGCCGCCTCATCGAGCGCCTCGCGCCACTCCATCTGCTGCATCAGGAAGGCCGCAGGCATGGCCGTGTTGTCCTCTGCACCAATGGAGACGCCATGGAGTTCGCAAAGATAGGCCGCGCGCTTGAGCGGATCCTTCAGGCGCTGGTAGGCCTCGTTGATGCGCACCGACCACTGCATGGCCACGCGCTGCGCCGCGGCGCCCTGCGCCGAGAAGCGGTCAGGATGCGCCTCGCGCTGCAAGTCCTTCCAGCGCGCCGCGAGCACGGCGCCATCCTGCGCGAATAGGCGAGGAATGCCAAACAGTTCGAAATCGTCAGATTGCAGATGGAGGTTCATAAAAAAACCGCCAGTGCGCAAGCGTTGGCGGGTTCTCTGAGGTGCATGAAAGTGCGCTGTTCCTGCCCAATGTCCCGGACAGGAATGCGCCCTTGCGCTCTAGGGAGCCTCTGCAAAACCCTCGCCAATCGGTTGGACGCGGATCGGGATGAGCCGCAAGGCGTCTTTTGAAGGCAATAGCCGTAGCTATTGACGAAAAAGACAACGCTGCGGATCGCCCGCGGCCGCGTTCAGACGATGGCAGGGAGTTTTGCAGAGGTTCCCCAGGGGCCTTAGACCCGGAAGCTTTCCCCGCAACCGCAACGGTCTCGCTCGTTGGGGTTGTTGAACTTGAAGCCTTCGTTCAGACCTTCGCGCACGAAGTCGAGCTCGGTGCCGTCAATGTAGGCCAGGCTCTTCGGGTCGATCAGCAGCTTCACGCCATGGGTCTCGAAGATGATGTCCTCGGGTGCCTGATCGTCCACATACTCCAGCTTGTAGGCCAGTCCCGAGCAGCCGGTGGTCTTCACGCCCAGGCGCACGCCAAGCCCCTTGCCCCGGCGGGACAGGTAGCGGCTCACGTGCCGTGCGGCAGCTTCGGTCAGTGTCACTGCCATGTTGTTCAGGCCGCTGTCGAATCGGCAGTGACGGTTTCGCCGCGCTTGGCCTTGTAGTCGCTCACGGCTGCCTTGATGGCGTCTTCGGCCAGGATGGAGCAGTGAATCTTCACGGGAGGCAGCGCCAGCTCTTCGGCGATCACGCTGTTCTTGAGCGCGGCGGCCTCGTCCAGCGTCTTGCCCTTGACCCACTCGGTCACGAGCGAGGACGAGGCAATCGCCGAGCCGCAGCCGTAGGTCTTGAAGCGCGCGTCTTCGATGACCCCGGTCTCCGGGTTCACCTTGATCTGCAGCTTCATCACGTCGCCGCATGCCGGTGCGCCGACCATGCCGGTGCCCACTGTGTCGTCGCCCTTGTCGAACGAACCCACGTTGCGGGGGTTCTCGTAATGGTCGATCACTTTGTCTGAATAAGCCATGGTGTACTCCTTTTTCTGCGTCTGCCGCCGGCCTCTTGGTGTGCGAGGACCGCGAGCGGGGCGCAGCGATCAATATGAAATCAGTGCGCAGCCCACTGGATGGTGCTCAGGTCGACGCCATCCTTGAACATCTCCCACAGCGGGCTCAACTCACGCAGCTTGGCCACGTTGTGGCGGATGGTGGAGATCGCGTAGTCGATCTCTTCCTCGGTCGTGAAGCGGCCGATGGTCATGCGCAGGCTGCTGTGGGCGAGCTCGTCGCTGCGGCCGAGCGCGCGCAGCACGTAGCTCGGCTCCAGGCTTGCGGAGGTGCAGGCGGAACCCGACGACACCGCCAGGCCCTTGATACCCATGATCAGCGATTCGCCTTCGACGAAGTTGAAGCTCATGTTCAGGTTCTGCGGAACGCGGTGCTCCATGCTGCCGTTGATGAACACCTGCTCGATGTCCTTCAGGCCGTCGAGCAGGCGCTTTTGCAGCGCTGCCGCCTTGGCATTCACCTCGTTCATTTCCAGCTTGATGATGCGGAACGCCTCACCCATGCCGACGATCTGGTGCGTGGGCAGCGTGCCGGAGCGCATGCCGCGCTCATGGCCACCACCATGGATCTGAGCCTCCAGGCGCACGCGCGGCTTGCGGCGCACGTAGAGCGCACCGACGCCCTTGGGGCCGTAGGTCTTGTGGGCGGTCATGCTCATCAGGTCGATGGGCAGCTTGTTCAGGTCGATCTCGACACGGCCCGTGGCCTGTGCGGCATCGACGTGGAAGATGATGCCCTTCTCGCGGCAGATCGTGCCGATCGCAGGAATGTCCTGGATCACGCCGATCTCGTTGTTCACGAACAGCACGCTCACGAGGATGGTGTCCGGGCGGATCGCCGCCTTGAAGGCTTCCAGGTCAAGCAGACCGTCTTCCTTCACGTCCATGTAGGTGACCTCGAAGCCCTGGCGCTCGAGTTCGCGCATGGTGTCCAGCACGGCCTTGTGCTCAGTCTTGAGCGTAATGAGGTGCTTGCCCTTGCCCTTGTAGAACTGCGCTGCGCCCTTCAGTGCCAGGTTGATCGACTCGGTGGCGCCGCTGGTCCAGACGATCTCGCGTGGATCGGCACCCACCAGGTCGGCCACATGGCCGCGCGACTTCTCGATGGCCTCTTCGGCCTCCCAGCCCCAGGCATGGCTGCGCGAAGCTGCGTTGCCGAAATGTTCGCGCAACCAGGGGATCATCGCGTCAACAACACGGGGATCCACCGGGGTGGTCGCACCGTAGTCCAGGTAAATGGGGAAATGGGGAGTCATGTCCATGGCTATCTCGCTTTAGCGATCTGGCTGGCGAATGTCAGTTAACAGAAGGGTTCAAAAAAAGATCCGGCATATGCAGCAGCGCGGCCAGCCATGCTGGCCCTTGCGCCACCACGCTGCTGATCAGGACTTGGCGAAAACGTTGCCCAGTGCGAACACCGAGTTCGGCGCGTTCACGCGGATCGGCTTGACCACCGGGGTCGTGGAGATCGCACGGCGAGCCACTGGCTTGTCCTCGATCTGCACACCCTTGGCGAGTTGGTCATCGACGAGCTTCTGCAGCGTGACGGAATCGAGAAACTCCACCATGCGCTGGTTCAGCGAAGCCCACAGCTCGTGCGTCATGCAGCGACCTGCTTCGCCCAGGCAGTTTTCCTTGCCACCGCACTGGGTCGCATCGATGGGTTCGTCCACGGACACGATGATGTCGGCCACGGTGATGTCGCCGGCCTTGCGGGCCAGCGTATAGCCACCGCCCGGGCCACGGGTGGATTCCACCAGCTCGTGGCGGCGCAGCTTGCCGAAGAGTTGTTCCAGATACGACAGGGAAATCTGCTGACGCTGGCTGATGGCCGCCAGGGTGACTGGGCCATTGTTCTGGCGCAGGGCCAGATCGATCATGGCAGTGACCGCAAAACGGCCTTTGGTTGTGAGACGCATCGCAAGCTCCTTGTTGGTTCAGGCTTGATCGTTTGATAATCGCCACGGATCGCCTTTCGGCAACCCGGGCACCACCGTCTCCGCCCGCTCTCCGACGCGGCATGAACACGAGGTTCGCCCGCCAGAGCCCTAAATATTGTGGGGTTGTTTTCTTGAGTAATTAGCCCAAGTATAACACAAATCCCTATTGTTTTTGTCGGGTAACTGAATTCGTCAGGCTCGAGGGCCTCCAAACCCGGAATCGGAGACCCTGAAAACCGCATCCGCGCATCAGGCCAGGCGCTCGTTTCCGCCATGCGAGCCGAACACGCGATCCTTCAGGCGCGAGAGTTGGTCGCGCACCTTGGCGGCCTGCTCGAACTCCAGATTGCGTGCGTGATCCATCATGGCCTTCTCCAGGCGCTTGATCTCCCGCGCGATGTCCTTCTCGGACATCTCTTCCAGCTCCAGATCCCGGGCCGCCTGCTGCTGCAGGCGTTCCGTCTCCTGGCCGGCCTTCTCGCTATAGACACCATCAATCAGGTCTTTTACCTGCTTGACAATGCTTCGCGGCGTGATGCCGTTTTCCTCGTTGTATGCGATCTGTTTTGCGCGCCGTCGTTCCGTTTCTCCCATGGCTTTTTTCATGGATTCCGTTACACGGTCGGCGTACAGGATCGCCGTGCCCTCCGCATTGCGGGCAGCACGGCCGATCGTCTGGATCAGGCTGCGCTCCGCGCGCAGGAAGCCTTCCTTGTCAGCATCGAGGATGGCCACCAGCGACACCTCGGGAATGTCCAGCCCCTCGCGCAGCAGGTTGATGCCGACCAGCACGTCAAATGCACCCAGGCGCAGGTCGCGGATGATCTCCACGCGCTCGACCGTGTCCACGTCCGAGTGCAGGTAGCGCACCTTCACGCCGTTGTCGGACAGATACTCGGTGAGCTGCTCGGCCATGCGCTTGGTCAGCGTTGTAATGAGTACCCGTTGATTCTTTTCAACCCGAATGCGTATTTCCTGCAGCACGTCGTCCACCTGATGGGTGGCCGGGCGCACTTCGACGATCGGATCAACAAGCCCGGTGGGCCGCACGACCTGGTCGACGACCTGGCCCGAATGTTGTTTTTCGTAGTCAGCCGGCGTCGCGGAGACGAACACCACCTGGCGCATGCGCTGCTCGAACTCCTCGAACTTGAGCGGGCGGTTGTCCAGCGCCGAAGGCAGTCGGAACCCGTACTCCACGAGCGTCGTCTTGCGGGCGCGGTCGCCGTTGTACATGGCGTTGAGCTGGCCGATCATCTGGTGGCTCTCGTCCAGGAACATGATCGAGTCGCGCGGCATGTAGTCGGTGAGCGTGCTTGGAGGATCGCCGGGCGCCGAGCCCGAGAGATGACGCGTGTAGTTCTCGATTCCCTTGCAGTGCCCCACCTCGCTGAGCATTTCCACATCGAAACGCGTACGCTGCTCGAGGCGCTGCGCCTCGACCAGCTTGCCCTCCTTCACAAAGAACTTCAGGCGCTCGTCGAGTTCGAGCTTGATCGTCTCCACCGCGGCCAGCACCTTGTCACGCGGCGTGACGTAGTGGCTGCTCGGATAGACCGTGAAACGCGGAATCTTCTGCTGCACGCGCCCGGTGAGCGGATCGAAGAGCTGCAGGCTGTCGACCTCGTCGTCGAACAGCTCGATGCGCAGCGCCAGCTCGGAGTGCTCGGCCGGGAATACGTCGATCGTATCGCCGCGCACGCGGAACTTCCCGCGGCTGAAATCCTGCTCGTTGCGCTGGTACTGCATGCGGATGAGCTGCCCGATCGCGTCGCGCTGCGAAAGCTTGTCGCCCTGGCGCAGCGTCATCACCATCTGGTGGTAGCTCGAAGGCTCACCGATGCCGTAGATGGCCGAGACGGTCGCCACGATCACCACGTCGCGCCGCTCGAGCAGGCTCTTGGTGCAGGACAGGCGCATCTGCTCGATATGCTCGTTGATTGCGCTGTCCTTCTCGATGAAGAGGTCGCGCTGCGGCACGTAGGCCTCCGGCTGGTAATAGTCGTAGTAGCTCACAAAGTACTCCACGGCGTTCTTCGGGAAGAACTCGCGGAATTCGCTGTAGAGCTGCGCCGCCAGCGTCTTGTTGGGCGCAAACACGATGGCCGGGCGCCCCAGCCGCGCGATCACGTTCGCCATCGTGAAGGTCTTGCCCGAGCCGGTCACCCCCAGCAGCGTCTGGAAGGCCTCGCCATCGTTCACCCCTTCCACCAGGCGGGCGATGGCCTCCGGCTGGTCGCCGGCCGGTGGATAGGGCTGGTAGAGCTGAAATGGAGAGCCCGGGAAGGAAACAAACTCGCCTTCAGCTACTTCTGTGGTGACTTCATGCATGACTTGTAAACGCAACGATGGCTTGCGCCGTTAAAATCGGGGGTTGCCCCTCAAGGCAAATCGACCGGATGGCTGCGAGCAACACGCATGCACCCTGCATGCAGCGCTGGCACCGCCTCTCGGCCTTGGCTAGTTTAGTTGGGGGCACCGCATCAGATTTCCACCCTTCAAGGACTTTTCATGTCTCTCTTCACCGCCGTCGAGATGGCCCCGCGTGACCCCATTCTGGGTCTGAACGAACAATTTGCCGCTGATACCAACCCCAACAAGGTGAATCTCGGCGTGGGCGTGTACTTCGACGATAACGGCAAGCTCCCCCTGCTGAAGTGCGTGCAGGCAGCAGAAAAAGCCATGATGGACAAGCCGTCCGCTCGTGGCTACCTGCCCATCGACGGTATCGCAAGCTATGACAGCGCCGTCAAGGCACTGGTGTTTGGTGCCGAGTCCGACGTGGTCAAGGCCGGCCGCGTGGCCACCGTGCAAGCCGTGGGTGGCACGGGTGGCCTGAAGATCGGTGCCGACTTCCTCAAGAAGCTCAGCCCGAACGCCAAGGTGCTGATCTCCGACCCGAGCTGGGAAAACCACAAGGCCATCTTCACCAATGCCGGTTTTGAAGTCGGCACGTACCGCTACTACGACGCGGCCACTCGCACGGTCAATTTCGAAGGCATGCTGGCCGACCTGAACGCTGCCGCTGCCGGCACCGTGGTCGTGCTGCACGCCTGCTGCCACAACCCCACCGGCTATGACATCACGGCCGAGCAGTGGGACCAGGTGATCGCCACCGTCAAGGCCCGCAACCTGGTCGCATTCCTCGACATGGCCTACCAGGGCTTCGGCCATGGCCTGAAGGAAGATGGCGCCGTCGTGGGCAAGTTCGTTGCCGCCGGCCTGACCATCTTCGTGTCGACCTCGTTCTCCAAGAGCTTCAGCCTGTATGGCGAGCGCGTGGGCGCCCTGTCCGTGGTGGCCACCGACAAGGACGAAGCCGCCCGCGTGCTGTCGCAACTGAAGATCGTGATCCGCACCAACTACTCCAACCCGCCGACACATGGCGGCGCCGTGGTTTCCGCCGTGCTCAACACCCCCGAACTGCGTGCGCAGTGGGAAGAAGAGCTGGGCGAAATGCGCGTGCGCATCAAGGCCATGCGCCAGAAGCTGGTGGACGGTCTGAAGGCTGCCGGCGTGAAGCAGGACATGAGCTTCATCACCACCCAGATCGGCATGTTCTCGTATTCGGGCCTCTCCAAGGACCAGATGATCCGCCTGCGTTCGGAATTTGGCGTGTACGGCACCGACACCGGCCGCATGTGCGTGGCTGCGCTGAACAGCAAGAACGTCGAGTACGTCTGCAAGGCCATCGCCGCCGTGATGTAAGACGCCGAGGAGGAGCGCCATGCGTTTCTCTTCGCTCACCCTTCAAAGGCCGCTTCCCTCGAGGCGGCCTTTTTGCCTTCTCTCGGGATGCGAACCCGGATGTCCGGGCGCTGACCATGCATGCCGGCGCCCCGCGCGGTTCACCCCCAGATCACGGACCGCATCGATATCGATGCGGACTGAAACCCCGTGTTGAAGAATCTCGGCATTTCCCTGGCGCTTGCCGCGCCCGCAGCGTAGAGCAGCGGCAGGTAGTGCTCGTGCGTCGGGTGCGCAAGCCGCGCCAGCTCGCCCTGCTTCTGGAACTGCACGAGCGACTCCAGCTCCCCGCGCTTGATGTGTCCCTGCACCTGCTCGTCGAACTCCGTGGCCCAGTCATAGGCCTCGTTCGGCGCGGAGCCGCGCTTCGTCCTGCGCAGGTTGTGGACCGCGTTGCCGCTGCCCACGATCAGCACGCCGCGCTCGCGCAATGCGCCCAGCTGGCGGCCCAGCGCGAAATGCGCCTCGGGGCTTCGGGCATAGTCCATGCTCAACTGGATCACCGGGATCTGCGCCTTGGGGAACATCGGCTTGAGCACCGACCAGGTTCCATGGTCCAGCCCCCACTCGCCCTCGTCGACCTTGAGCGGCTGCCGGTCTGCCGGCGAGCGAAGCTCTCCCGCCAAGGCCCTGGCGACGGCCGGTGCGCCGGGCGCGGGATATTGCTGCTCATGCAGCTCGCGCGGAAAACCGCTGAAATCGTGGATCGTGCGCGGATCGCTCATTCCCGTGAGATACCAGCCATCCTTGGTCAGCCAGTGGGCGGAAATACACAGGATGAGCTGCGGCTGGACGCTGCGTGCCGAGAGCGCCTGGCCGACCTGCTGCCAGCTGCGGCGCCAGAGGTTGTCCTCGATGGCATTCATCGGACTGCCGTGACCGACGAACAGCACCGGCATGCGCGGTGACGGCCGCAGGGAATCCAGCAGGGTGCGCACCTGCGCGGCATTCGCACGCAGGGAAATGCCGCCGAGCGCGACGGGAAGCGCGGCCAGCCCAGCCAATGCGGCGAGCGAGGTTCTACGTTGAAACATGGATAAAACAGGAAGACAGGGGCCAGGAAGGAATGGACAGCGAACCGCTGTATCGGAGCACGACGGGGCATCGAAGTTCCATCCTCTGCTCTGCCACGTTTTCCGGCACCCCCTACCCTGTCCTGTCATCCGCCGCAGGCAGTCGCACGCGCCCTTCACGGAAGGCCCGAGACAGGACCTGGGGGGTCGCGCAGATGTGAGCCTCGAGCGCCAATGCCGCCCGTGCGTCCTGTCCCGACATGGCGAGCTCGTAGATCTCCGCATGTTCGGCATGCACGTCGCGCACGGCTCCGGGCAGGTCCATCGCGTAGCGGCGGTAGCGCTCACCGTGCCGTGCCAGCATGCGCAGGATCTTCAATTCCCACGGTGACGGCCGGCCGGCCAGCAGCATCTCGTGGAAGCGCAGATTGAGCGCTTCCCAGCGGCCGCGGTTGTCGCGCGTGAGCGGCTGCTCCAGCCTGGAGAGATCTTCATAGCTCGCCCTGAGCTCGCTGCGCCAATGATCGTCGCCATGGCGGATCGACTCGCGCAGCGCGTGGGTCTCGATGTGCACGCGCAGTCGCGTGATGTCCTCCAGGTCCTCGATGGCGATCGGCGAGACACGGAACCCCCGCTGTCCCTCGGCCGTAACCAGTGCGTCACTCACCAGCCGGGTCAGCGACTCGCGCAGCGTGCCCGCCCCCACGGCGTAGCGCTGGCGCAGATGCTCCACGCGCAACTTGCTGCCGGGCAGCAGCCGGCCTTCGATGATGTCGGTGCGCAGTTCCGTGTAGGTCTTCTCGGTGAGAGTGCGCGTGGCATCGCTGCTCGGGTCGAGCGTGTCGTCCATCAGCGAAGGGATCA encodes the following:
- the iscA gene encoding iron-sulfur cluster assembly protein IscA; protein product: MAVTLTEAAARHVSRYLSRRGKGLGVRLGVKTTGCSGLAYKLEYVDDQAPEDIIFETHGVKLLIDPKSLAYIDGTELDFVREGLNEGFKFNNPNERDRCGCGESFRV
- the iscR gene encoding Fe-S cluster assembly transcriptional regulator IscR, yielding MRLTTKGRFAVTAMIDLALRQNNGPVTLAAISQRQQISLSYLEQLFGKLRRHELVESTRGPGGGYTLARKAGDITVADIIVSVDEPIDATQCGGKENCLGEAGRCMTHELWASLNQRMVEFLDSVTLQKLVDDQLAKGVQIEDKPVARRAISTTPVVKPIRVNAPNSVFALGNVFAKS
- the dnaQ gene encoding DNA polymerase III subunit epsilon, which produces MSRQIVLDTETTGLSAETGDRIIELGCVELVNRKLTGRNLHIYFNPERDSHEDALRVHGISNEFLKDKPKFPELVDEILEYLQGAELIIHNAPFDIGFLNKELQMCGHKPLKAHIEGVIDTLVMAKELFPGKRNSLDALCDRLEVDNSGRTLHGALLDAELLADVYINMTRGQEALLIADDEAPKQQQGVRVAAFDLSSLQLQVIRASDDEIAAHEDVLNQIDKSSGGKTIWRVSPVGEKAVS
- the ygiD gene encoding 4,5-DOPA dioxygenase extradiol encodes the protein MFQRRTSLAALAGLAALPVALGGISLRANAAQVRTLLDSLRPSPRMPVLFVGHGSPMNAIEDNLWRRSWQQVGQALSARSVQPQLILCISAHWLTKDGWYLTGMSDPRTIHDFSGFPRELHEQQYPAPGAPAVARALAGELRSPADRQPLKVDEGEWGLDHGTWSVLKPMFPKAQIPVIQLSMDYARSPEAHFALGRQLGALRERGVLIVGSGNAVHNLRRTKRGSAPNEAYDWATEFDEQVQGHIKRGELESLVQFQKQGELARLAHPTHEHYLPLLYAAGAASAREMPRFFNTGFQSASISMRSVIWG
- the hscB gene encoding Fe-S protein assembly co-chaperone HscB, with protein sequence MNLHLQSDDFELFGIPRLFAQDGAVLAARWKDLQREAHPDRFSAQGAAAQRVAMQWSVRINEAYQRLKDPLKRAAYLCELHGVSIGAEDNTAMPAAFLMQQMEWREALDEAASEAALDDLDDMVQAERRSALARCAALIDEQHDYAGAAQQVRALMFIARFAHDVDVRREQLGQ
- a CDS encoding amino acid aminotransferase, with the translated sequence MSLFTAVEMAPRDPILGLNEQFAADTNPNKVNLGVGVYFDDNGKLPLLKCVQAAEKAMMDKPSARGYLPIDGIASYDSAVKALVFGAESDVVKAGRVATVQAVGGTGGLKIGADFLKKLSPNAKVLISDPSWENHKAIFTNAGFEVGTYRYYDAATRTVNFEGMLADLNAAAAGTVVVLHACCHNPTGYDITAEQWDQVIATVKARNLVAFLDMAYQGFGHGLKEDGAVVGKFVAAGLTIFVSTSFSKSFSLYGERVGALSVVATDKDEAARVLSQLKIVIRTNYSNPPTHGGAVVSAVLNTPELRAQWEEELGEMRVRIKAMRQKLVDGLKAAGVKQDMSFITTQIGMFSYSGLSKDQMIRLRSEFGVYGTDTGRMCVAALNSKNVEYVCKAIAAVM
- the fdx gene encoding ISC system 2Fe-2S type ferredoxin; the encoded protein is MPVIKILPHPEYCPQGAEISAPAGTSICEALLDNKINIEHACDMSCACTTCHVIVREGFNSLNEAEEEEEDLLDRAWGLEPQSRLSCQAILAQKDVTVEIPKYSINHAKENH
- the uvrB gene encoding excinuclease ABC subunit UvrB; its protein translation is MHEVTTEVAEGEFVSFPGSPFQLYQPYPPAGDQPEAIARLVEGVNDGEAFQTLLGVTGSGKTFTMANVIARLGRPAIVFAPNKTLAAQLYSEFREFFPKNAVEYFVSYYDYYQPEAYVPQRDLFIEKDSAINEHIEQMRLSCTKSLLERRDVVIVATVSAIYGIGEPSSYHQMVMTLRQGDKLSQRDAIGQLIRMQYQRNEQDFSRGKFRVRGDTIDVFPAEHSELALRIELFDDEVDSLQLFDPLTGRVQQKIPRFTVYPSSHYVTPRDKVLAAVETIKLELDERLKFFVKEGKLVEAQRLEQRTRFDVEMLSEVGHCKGIENYTRHLSGSAPGDPPSTLTDYMPRDSIMFLDESHQMIGQLNAMYNGDRARKTTLVEYGFRLPSALDNRPLKFEEFEQRMRQVVFVSATPADYEKQHSGQVVDQVVRPTGLVDPIVEVRPATHQVDDVLQEIRIRVEKNQRVLITTLTKRMAEQLTEYLSDNGVKVRYLHSDVDTVERVEIIRDLRLGAFDVLVGINLLREGLDIPEVSLVAILDADKEGFLRAERSLIQTIGRAARNAEGTAILYADRVTESMKKAMGETERRRAKQIAYNEENGITPRSIVKQVKDLIDGVYSEKAGQETERLQQQAARDLELEEMSEKDIAREIKRLEKAMMDHARNLEFEQAAKVRDQLSRLKDRVFGSHGGNERLA
- a CDS encoding IscS subfamily cysteine desulfurase produces the protein MDMTPHFPIYLDYGATTPVDPRVVDAMIPWLREHFGNAASRSHAWGWEAEEAIEKSRGHVADLVGADPREIVWTSGATESINLALKGAAQFYKGKGKHLITLKTEHKAVLDTMRELERQGFEVTYMDVKEDGLLDLEAFKAAIRPDTILVSVLFVNNEIGVIQDIPAIGTICREKGIIFHVDAAQATGRVEIDLNKLPIDLMSMTAHKTYGPKGVGALYVRRKPRVRLEAQIHGGGHERGMRSGTLPTHQIVGMGEAFRIIKLEMNEVNAKAAALQKRLLDGLKDIEQVFINGSMEHRVPQNLNMSFNFVEGESLIMGIKGLAVSSGSACTSASLEPSYVLRALGRSDELAHSSLRMTIGRFTTEEEIDYAISTIRHNVAKLRELSPLWEMFKDGVDLSTIQWAAH
- the iscU gene encoding Fe-S cluster assembly scaffold IscU — its product is MAYSDKVIDHYENPRNVGSFDKGDDTVGTGMVGAPACGDVMKLQIKVNPETGVIEDARFKTYGCGSAIASSSLVTEWVKGKTLDEAAALKNSVIAEELALPPVKIHCSILAEDAIKAAVSDYKAKRGETVTADSTAA